A genomic window from Hippocampus zosterae strain Florida chromosome 13, ASM2543408v3, whole genome shotgun sequence includes:
- the si:ch73-100l22.3 gene encoding uncharacterized protein si:ch73-100l22.3 isoform X2 gives MKDKIATDPNVIYNQLQENQMEDYDTFVQNRLAQMRNKEEEHQKSASSAIRFYGAPILPPVLTDTQIAEMQQHKEVAQRNAVSRRMNGNERLAYVQTILHSVQMRHSPTLEDLLQELNVTPKSLDSSNSSESSHQSVNTVAEMNSPHIGPLPSTTNSAFSSSRVILKPNHKGGCLVERCRNQQDSESKSSSYNSASDCSVSVGCLARAIMENTSGLSESLDRRNDGHGPQGTNNTTDVFLHKTSKRIASMQDIISYPPIDGEELERSGQESSFCHDFITRNEDSIRSDHFPEEENETSQMESTKCQHKPPSSAVLNMKEGQKMKHVVVPVPSLDGCSTSDIAELPQTPSIDCSCTDQLTQSNPANEETMDTQVPQAQSQPPNRPSLQDLLRKSQEYRWQQRMLRNQAKNARMQEKAQEQPRVEEKSLSDKENNEFHSKSTEGRKTKEKRFVKTINTICKKYSEKNPVFLDELISKKANRDPERAPEQISLPHPQSLLQSQTQKVNHMTSVQASIDPVTSLEGHGTHHSIPVPHFCPSPVYNKGSSSLPNEEDNFRGSVSISSSYKESYEADERNPGLQSDGPSVIVQSSQHINQLESGLSVLKELISDLGSSLMEIEGKCEDRPDEDDVGKPDQRNNADPDRQSLESWRSVLEYTDEQNNSNKDDAPSILQDEEKEVVDLEEFSVVNTFTLQGRINEDAVNMSSPQLEGSGTQQPPAKCALSVAKWMPIPDVFRNVPSEPTAPHDVSVLACSKSHPTERKPELAEDGCSFTSRLSVDRQSFDVDTPSEVWVLECSGSDQDSRDRLIQAKGLTPVSVAAIEGTSSKVKRRLLMHATDNLDMTATPSSEDLSEVKHSYGSSSVTSPGSDHFAEELKQVHVAQVRALQEEHRRQQEELCQALAMRYCLLQGSSFLWSLSGSRLGDTVTFSKISQPPSSHLEHCRPLLLAAVKGYLTRRLLRTERVAQLVRTIGDTQQFLQAFQPPLHRGDICSKQDRLLQQRVSLQLRAARYEMYDIFFCLSVAERMHLISLDRELARERVLRRQMGHTSCPKGRSSLSAATQKSLLRKRGILRNLLSSS, from the exons ATGAAAGACAAGATAGCTACGGACCCTAATGTGATTTACAACCAACTTCAGGAAAATCAAATGGAGGACTACGACACATTTGTGCAGAATCGTCTAGCACAGATGCGGAACAAAGAGGAGGAACACCAAAAGTCTGCGTCTTCTGCCATTCGCTTCTACGGAGCGCCCATCCTGCCCCCCGTG CTCACAGATACTCAAATAGCGGAAATGCAGCAGCACAAAGAAGTGGCGCAAAGAAATGCTGTCAGTCGAAGGATGAATGGCAATGAAAGACTGGCATATGTGCAAACAATTCTACATAGTGTTCAG ATGCGGCATTCACCAACATTGGAGGACTTGCTTCAGGAATTGAATGTCACCCCAAAATCTTTGGATTCCTCAAACTCCAGTGAATCGAGTCATCAAAGTGTAAATACTGTGGCAGAAATGAATAGTCCACACATTGGTCCTTTGCCATCAACAACAAATAGTGCCTTTTCCTCTTCTCGTGTGATTCTTAAACCAAATCACAAGGGAGGGTGCCTTGTTGAGCGTTGTCGAAACCAACAAGACTCTGAGTCGAAATCAAGCTCCTATAATAGTGCTAGTGACTGCTCTGTATCCGTGGGTTGTTTGGCTCGTGCGATTATGGAAAACACCAGTGGTCTTTCAGAAAGCCTTGACAGAAGGAATGATGGTCACGGCCCACAGGGAACTAATAATACAACTGACGTTTTCCTTCACAAGACCTCAAAGAGAATTGCCAGTATGCAAGATATTATTAGCTACCCTCCTATAGATGGAGAGGAATTGGAGCGAAGTGGACAAGAGTCATCCTTTTGTCATGATTTTATAACGCGGAATGAGGATTCAATCAGAAGCGACCATTTCCCTGAAGAGGAAAATGAAACTAGTCAAATGGAAAGTACCAAGTGTCAACATAAGCCTCCCTCTTCTGCTGTACTCAACATGAAGGAAGGCCAAAAAATGAAGCACGTGGTGGTCCCTGTCCCCTCTTTGGACGGGTGCAGCACTTCAGACATTGCTGAGTTACCTCAAACACCAAGCATTGATTGTTCATGTACTGATCAGCTTACTCAGAGCAACCCAGCAAACGAAGAAACGATGGACACGCAGGTACCCCAAGCACAATCGCAGCCTCCTAATCGGCCGAGCCTCCAGGACTTGCTGAGGAAATCTCAGGAGTACCGCTGGCAGCAACGCATGCTTAGGAACCAAGCCAAAAATGCGAGAATGCAGGAGAAAGCACAAGAACAACCAAGAGTGGAGGAGAAGAGCCTCTCTGATAAGGAGAACAATGAGTTTCACTCTAAAAGTACAGAAGGGAGAAAAACTAAAGAGAAGAGGTTTGTCAAAACAATCAATACCATCTGCAAAAAATACAGCGAGAAGAATCCAGTGTTTTTGGATGAGTTGATCAGCAAAAAGGCAAACCGTGATCCTGAAAGAGCACCTGAACAAATCAGCCTTCCTCACCCTCAGTCCCTGTTGCAATCCCAAACACAAAAAGTCAATCACATGACAAGTGTGCAAGCATCCATCGACCCAGTTACTTCCCTCGAAGGGCACGGAACCCATCACTCCATCCCTGTGCCTCATTTCTGCCCGAGCCCTGTTTACAATAAGGGTTCCAGTAGTTTACCAAATGAAGAGGATAACTTCAGAGGGAGCGTTTCAATCAGCTCAAGCTATAAAGAAAGCTACGAGGCTGATGAACGTAACCCGGGACTGCAAAGCGATGGACCGAGCGTCATAGTCCAGAGTTCACAGCACATAAACCAGCTTGAGTCCGGCCTGTCCGTCTTAAAAGAACTCATCTCTGATCTGGGGTCATCCCTCATGGAAATTGAAGGGAAATGTGAGGATAGGCCTGATGAGGACGATGTTGGAAAGCCAGACCAAAGGAACAATGCGGATCCAGATAGACAATCCCTTGAATCGTGGAGAAGCGTGCTGGAATACACAGatgagcaaaacaacagcaacaaagacGATGCTCCGTCAATCTTACAGGATGAAGAAAAAGAGGTTGTTGATTTAGAAGAGTTCAGCGTGGTCAACACCTTTACGCTTCAGGGCAGAATCAATGAAGACGCTGTCAACATGAGTTCTCCACAGCTGGAGGGAAGCGGAACGCAACAGCCACCAGCTAAATGTGCTCTCTCCGTAGCCAAGTGGATGCCAATTCCTGATGTTTTCAGAAATGTTCCATCAGAACCCACAGCTCCTCATGACGTTTCTGTCCTGGCGTGCAGCAAGTCACATCCGACAGAAAGAAAACCGGAATTGGCCGAGGACGGTTGTAGCTTCACTAGTAGGCTCTCTGTCGACCGCCAATCATTCGATGTGGATACACCGTCTGAGGTGTGGGTCCTCGAGTGTTCGGGATCTGACCAGGACTCAAGAGACCGCTTGATTCAAGCGAAGGGACTGACCCCCGTGAGTGTGGCCGCTATTGAGGGCACATCATCCAAGGTCAAACGGAGACTGCTTATGCATGCGACAGACAACCTGGACATGACTGCAACACCCAGCAGTGAGGACTTGTCAGAGGTCAAACACAGCTACGGTTCTTCCAGCG TGACTTCACCGGGGAGTGACCATTTTGCGGAGGAACTAAAACAGGTCCACGTTGCTCAGGTCAGAGCCCTGCAAGAAGAGCACAGGAGGCAGCAGGAGGAATTGTGTCAG GCACTTGCAATGCGCTATTGCCTGCTCCAGGGCTCGTCCTTCCTGTGGTCTCTGTCAGGCTCCCGTCTTGGGGACACAGTGACATTCTCAAAGATCTCTCAG CCCCCAAGCTCTCACCTTGAGCACTGCCGCCCCCTGCTGTTAGCTGCTGTCAAAGGCTATCTGACGCGACGGCTGCTCAGGACTGAGAGAGTGGCGCAGCTGGTGCGCACTATTGGG gACACACAACAGTTCCTGCAGGCTTTCCAGCCACCTCTTCACAGAGGGGATATCTGTAGCAAACAGGATCGTTTATTGCAGCAGAGAG
- the si:ch73-100l22.3 gene encoding uncharacterized protein si:ch73-100l22.3 isoform X3: protein MKDKIATDPNVIYNQLQENQMEDYDTFVQNRLAQMRNKEEEHQKSASSAIRFYGAPILPPVLTDTQIAEMQQHKEVAQRNAVSRRMNGNERLAYVQTILHSVQMRHSPTLEDLLQELNVTPKSLDSSNSSESSHQSVNTVAEMNSPHIGPLPSTTNSAFSSSRVILKPNHKGGCLVERCRNQQDSESKSSSYNSASDCSVSVGCLARAIMENTSGLSESLDRRNDGHGPQGTNNTTDVFLHKTSKRIASMQDIISYPPIDGEELERSGQESSFCHDFITRNEDSIRSDHFPEEENETSQMESTKCQHKPPSSAVLNMKEGQKMKHVVVPVPSLDGCSTSDIAELPQTPSIDCSCTDQLTQSNPANEETMDTQVPQAQSQPPNRPSLQDLLRKSQEYRWQQRMLRNQAKNARMQEKAQEQPRVEEKSLSDKENNEFHSKSTEGRKTKEKRFVKTINTICKKYSEKNPVFLDELISKKANRDPERAPEQISLPHPQSLLQSQTQKVNHMTSVQASIDPVTSLEGHGTHHSIPVPHFCPSPVYNKGSSSLPNEEDNFRGSVSISSSYKESYEADERNPGLQSDGPSVIVQSSQHINQLESGLSVLKELISDLGSSLMEIEGKCEDRPDEDDVGKPDQRNNADPDRQSLESWRSVLEYTDEQNNSNKDDAPSILQDEEKEVVDLEEFSVVNTFTLQGRINEDAVNMSSPQLEGSGTQQPPAKCALSVAKWMPIPDVFRNVPSEPTAPHDVSVLACSKSHPTERKPELAEDGCSFTSRLSVDRQSFDVDTPSEVWVLECSGSDQDSRDRLIQAKGLTPVSVAAIEGTSSKVKRRLLMHATDNLDMTATPSSEDLSEVKHSYGSSSVTSPGSDHFAEELKQVHVAQVRALQEEHRRQQEELCQALAMRYCLLQGSSFLWSLSGSRLGDTVTFSKISQPPSSHLEHCRPLLLAAVKGYLTRRLLRTERVAQLVRTIGDTQQFLQAFQPPLHRGDICSKQDRLLQQRVSLQVLSQPHVVPIC from the exons ATGAAAGACAAGATAGCTACGGACCCTAATGTGATTTACAACCAACTTCAGGAAAATCAAATGGAGGACTACGACACATTTGTGCAGAATCGTCTAGCACAGATGCGGAACAAAGAGGAGGAACACCAAAAGTCTGCGTCTTCTGCCATTCGCTTCTACGGAGCGCCCATCCTGCCCCCCGTG CTCACAGATACTCAAATAGCGGAAATGCAGCAGCACAAAGAAGTGGCGCAAAGAAATGCTGTCAGTCGAAGGATGAATGGCAATGAAAGACTGGCATATGTGCAAACAATTCTACATAGTGTTCAG ATGCGGCATTCACCAACATTGGAGGACTTGCTTCAGGAATTGAATGTCACCCCAAAATCTTTGGATTCCTCAAACTCCAGTGAATCGAGTCATCAAAGTGTAAATACTGTGGCAGAAATGAATAGTCCACACATTGGTCCTTTGCCATCAACAACAAATAGTGCCTTTTCCTCTTCTCGTGTGATTCTTAAACCAAATCACAAGGGAGGGTGCCTTGTTGAGCGTTGTCGAAACCAACAAGACTCTGAGTCGAAATCAAGCTCCTATAATAGTGCTAGTGACTGCTCTGTATCCGTGGGTTGTTTGGCTCGTGCGATTATGGAAAACACCAGTGGTCTTTCAGAAAGCCTTGACAGAAGGAATGATGGTCACGGCCCACAGGGAACTAATAATACAACTGACGTTTTCCTTCACAAGACCTCAAAGAGAATTGCCAGTATGCAAGATATTATTAGCTACCCTCCTATAGATGGAGAGGAATTGGAGCGAAGTGGACAAGAGTCATCCTTTTGTCATGATTTTATAACGCGGAATGAGGATTCAATCAGAAGCGACCATTTCCCTGAAGAGGAAAATGAAACTAGTCAAATGGAAAGTACCAAGTGTCAACATAAGCCTCCCTCTTCTGCTGTACTCAACATGAAGGAAGGCCAAAAAATGAAGCACGTGGTGGTCCCTGTCCCCTCTTTGGACGGGTGCAGCACTTCAGACATTGCTGAGTTACCTCAAACACCAAGCATTGATTGTTCATGTACTGATCAGCTTACTCAGAGCAACCCAGCAAACGAAGAAACGATGGACACGCAGGTACCCCAAGCACAATCGCAGCCTCCTAATCGGCCGAGCCTCCAGGACTTGCTGAGGAAATCTCAGGAGTACCGCTGGCAGCAACGCATGCTTAGGAACCAAGCCAAAAATGCGAGAATGCAGGAGAAAGCACAAGAACAACCAAGAGTGGAGGAGAAGAGCCTCTCTGATAAGGAGAACAATGAGTTTCACTCTAAAAGTACAGAAGGGAGAAAAACTAAAGAGAAGAGGTTTGTCAAAACAATCAATACCATCTGCAAAAAATACAGCGAGAAGAATCCAGTGTTTTTGGATGAGTTGATCAGCAAAAAGGCAAACCGTGATCCTGAAAGAGCACCTGAACAAATCAGCCTTCCTCACCCTCAGTCCCTGTTGCAATCCCAAACACAAAAAGTCAATCACATGACAAGTGTGCAAGCATCCATCGACCCAGTTACTTCCCTCGAAGGGCACGGAACCCATCACTCCATCCCTGTGCCTCATTTCTGCCCGAGCCCTGTTTACAATAAGGGTTCCAGTAGTTTACCAAATGAAGAGGATAACTTCAGAGGGAGCGTTTCAATCAGCTCAAGCTATAAAGAAAGCTACGAGGCTGATGAACGTAACCCGGGACTGCAAAGCGATGGACCGAGCGTCATAGTCCAGAGTTCACAGCACATAAACCAGCTTGAGTCCGGCCTGTCCGTCTTAAAAGAACTCATCTCTGATCTGGGGTCATCCCTCATGGAAATTGAAGGGAAATGTGAGGATAGGCCTGATGAGGACGATGTTGGAAAGCCAGACCAAAGGAACAATGCGGATCCAGATAGACAATCCCTTGAATCGTGGAGAAGCGTGCTGGAATACACAGatgagcaaaacaacagcaacaaagacGATGCTCCGTCAATCTTACAGGATGAAGAAAAAGAGGTTGTTGATTTAGAAGAGTTCAGCGTGGTCAACACCTTTACGCTTCAGGGCAGAATCAATGAAGACGCTGTCAACATGAGTTCTCCACAGCTGGAGGGAAGCGGAACGCAACAGCCACCAGCTAAATGTGCTCTCTCCGTAGCCAAGTGGATGCCAATTCCTGATGTTTTCAGAAATGTTCCATCAGAACCCACAGCTCCTCATGACGTTTCTGTCCTGGCGTGCAGCAAGTCACATCCGACAGAAAGAAAACCGGAATTGGCCGAGGACGGTTGTAGCTTCACTAGTAGGCTCTCTGTCGACCGCCAATCATTCGATGTGGATACACCGTCTGAGGTGTGGGTCCTCGAGTGTTCGGGATCTGACCAGGACTCAAGAGACCGCTTGATTCAAGCGAAGGGACTGACCCCCGTGAGTGTGGCCGCTATTGAGGGCACATCATCCAAGGTCAAACGGAGACTGCTTATGCATGCGACAGACAACCTGGACATGACTGCAACACCCAGCAGTGAGGACTTGTCAGAGGTCAAACACAGCTACGGTTCTTCCAGCG TGACTTCACCGGGGAGTGACCATTTTGCGGAGGAACTAAAACAGGTCCACGTTGCTCAGGTCAGAGCCCTGCAAGAAGAGCACAGGAGGCAGCAGGAGGAATTGTGTCAG GCACTTGCAATGCGCTATTGCCTGCTCCAGGGCTCGTCCTTCCTGTGGTCTCTGTCAGGCTCCCGTCTTGGGGACACAGTGACATTCTCAAAGATCTCTCAG CCCCCAAGCTCTCACCTTGAGCACTGCCGCCCCCTGCTGTTAGCTGCTGTCAAAGGCTATCTGACGCGACGGCTGCTCAGGACTGAGAGAGTGGCGCAGCTGGTGCGCACTATTGGG gACACACAACAGTTCCTGCAGGCTTTCCAGCCACCTCTTCACAGAGGGGATATCTGTAGCAAACAGGATCGTTTATTGCAGCAGAGAG